The following are from one region of the Phormidium sp. PBR-2020 genome:
- a CDS encoding type II toxin-antitoxin system VapC family toxin, producing MKVILDACAVIAFFRNEPGSEVVEDYLLHPQSDSLIHAINMCEVYYDFWRFGGQDIAAQVVQDSRAIMDIREDFGFEFWQQAGAYKATIKRISLADCFALTLANREQGILLTSDRKEFEPVEPLNICQIQFIR from the coding sequence ATGAAGGTTATTTTAGATGCTTGTGCTGTGATTGCTTTTTTTCGAAATGAACCGGGAAGCGAGGTTGTAGAAGATTATTTATTACATCCTCAATCAGATAGCTTGATTCATGCTATCAATATGTGTGAAGTTTATTATGATTTTTGGCGTTTTGGAGGACAAGATATCGCCGCACAAGTTGTTCAAGATTCACGAGCTATCATGGATATTAGAGAAGATTTTGGGTTTGAATTTTGGCAACAAGCAGGAGCTTATAAGGCAACCATAAAACGAATTTCTTTGGCTGATTGTTTTGCATTAACGTTGGCTAATCGAGAACAGGGGATTTTATTAACCTCTGATCGCAAAGAGTTTGAACCGGTTGAGCCGTTGAATATTTGCCAGATTCAGTTTATTCGCTAA
- a CDS encoding ISKra4 family transposase (programmed frameshift) codes for MNPQKQAELQQHLDAIAKILYQEADPAELTTLEGIEKNVRAQAQEHVLPQLGNFFINAATDRPTGKQRTLTSILGRLTLTTAQAQQLQVEPRTRWSPYFFKCCAVVTANASYQRAEEDIAMLTGLSISHSTLQRFVQREDWCEVEVTEPIEELSLDGGMIRLRTEEGQPGQWREYKALNVHEHGGVAFFKDNEGLIDWVNIQLLAELFISLGDGHDGVWNIFDGIGTPEQRIEVLDWYHLMENAHKVQGTAAQLSRIRALLWRGETRQVIRYLRQERCRGATRFINYLKHHSKRIIDYQVWQEAGHSIGSGQVESLVKQIGLRVKLPGAQWREENVPKVLKHRCAYLNGDLAA; via the exons ATGAATCCTCAAAAGCAGGCTGAACTCCAACAACATCTTGATGCAATTGCCAAGATTCTCTACCAGGAAGCTGACCCGGCTGAACTGACCACCCTCGAAGGCATTGAGAAAAACGTTCGAGCTCAAGCCCAAGAACATGTTTTGCCTCAACTGGGAA ATTTTTTTATCAACGCGGCGACCGACCGACCGACCGGAAAACAACGCACCCTAACCAGCATCCTGGGCCGACTCACCCTCACCACAGCTCAAGCCCAACAACTACAAGTCGAACCCAGAACTCGTTGGAGTCCCTATTTTTTCAAGTGTTGTGCCGTTGTCACTGCCAACGCCTCTTACCAAAGAGCCGAAGAAGATATCGCCATGCTGACTGGGCTGAGCATTTCCCACAGTACGCTCCAACGCTTTGTCCAGCGAGAGGACTGGTGTGAGGTCGAGGTCACTGAACCAATAGAGGAACTCAGCCTCGATGGTGGGATGATTCGCCTTCGAACTGAGGAGGGTCAACCGGGTCAGTGGCGAGAGTACAAAGCCTTAAATGTCCACGAGCATGGAGGTGTAGCGTTCTTTAAAGATAATGAAGGACTAATCGACTGGGTGAATATCCAGCTACTAGCCGAGCTATTTATCAGTCTCGGAGATGGTCATGATGGGGTCTGGAACATTTTTGACGGTATCGGGACACCAGAGCAACGTATCGAAGTCCTCGATTGGTATCATCTGATGGAGAATGCTCATAAGGTACAAGGCACAGCTGCCCAGCTATCGCGGATACGAGCCTTGTTGTGGCGAGGGGAGACCCGTCAGGTGATTCGCTATCTGCGCCAAGAGCGATGTCGGGGAGCTACGAGATTTATCAACTATTTGAAGCATCATTCTAAGCGCATCATTGACTACCAGGTCTGGCAGGAAGCGGGACATTCAATTGGTTCGGGTCAAGTCGAGTCCCTGGTCAAACAAATTGGACTCAGGGTGAAATTGCCTGGGGCACAATGGCGAGAGGAGAATGTGCCAAAGGTGTTGAAGCATCGCTGTGCTTACCTGAATGGGGACTTGGCGGCTTAA
- a CDS encoding M61 family metallopeptidase — translation MSQPQSHLLDITLEVRNWTAGHLDLNFPVWTPGSYLVREYAKQIQELTAQTDSGTPLNWQKQSKNQWRIQTENTTNLSISYRLFANELTVRTNHFDETHAYFNGAATFFYSPRLEHHPIKVTIHPHHPDWQIATTLPAVDNKPNCFYAADFDTLVDNPFEVGIQERRQFEVLGKPHDLVVWGQGNLNLDRLVEDTKHIIELEANLFDGLPYDRYLFLLHLSAGGFGGLEHKSCCSLNYPRLAFQNRDRYRRFMQLVAHEFFHLWNVKRIRPQALERFDYEAENYTPSLWFCEGATSYYDMLIPLWSHIYGGKAFLKIFSKDVTRFYTTPGRLVQPLSESSWDAWIKLYRRDANSDNSQISYYLKGEMVALMLDLTIRRNSQNARSLTDVLRHLWDEFGKPEIGYTPQQLQAAFEAAANQDLSEFFHRYVHGTEDLPLNEYLEPFGLRIKTDEAKQPPFLGVRVSDDRGITLVDFVEAGSPAAEVGLEPGDELLAINRLRVTADGFGDRLKDFQAGDEIELSFFHQDELKMMCLILTEPRPANYMVVTVDNPSPEQSQNFQAWLGVEMTSL, via the coding sequence ATGTCCCAGCCTCAATCCCATCTCCTAGACATCACCCTAGAGGTTCGCAACTGGACCGCCGGCCATCTGGACTTAAACTTCCCCGTCTGGACCCCCGGTTCCTATCTGGTGCGGGAATATGCCAAACAAATTCAAGAGTTGACCGCACAAACTGACAGCGGAACCCCTCTGAACTGGCAAAAACAATCGAAAAATCAATGGCGGATTCAAACTGAGAATACCACGAATCTCTCTATCTCCTATCGTCTCTTTGCCAACGAACTCACCGTTCGTACCAATCACTTCGATGAGACTCACGCCTATTTTAATGGTGCGGCGACCTTTTTCTATAGTCCCAGACTCGAACATCACCCGATTAAGGTGACAATTCATCCTCATCATCCCGATTGGCAAATTGCCACAACTCTGCCAGCAGTCGATAACAAACCGAACTGCTTTTATGCCGCCGATTTTGATACGTTGGTGGATAATCCCTTTGAAGTGGGGATTCAAGAACGTCGCCAGTTTGAGGTCTTAGGAAAACCTCATGATTTGGTGGTTTGGGGACAGGGAAATCTCAATCTTGATCGCCTCGTCGAAGATACCAAACACATCATTGAACTCGAAGCCAATCTCTTTGACGGCTTACCCTACGATCGCTATCTCTTTCTCCTGCATCTGTCCGCTGGTGGGTTTGGTGGCTTGGAACATAAAAGCTGTTGTTCCCTCAACTATCCCCGGCTGGCGTTCCAGAATCGTGATCGCTACCGCCGCTTTATGCAACTGGTGGCCCATGAATTTTTCCATCTTTGGAACGTCAAACGGATTCGGCCGCAAGCCTTAGAACGGTTTGACTATGAAGCAGAAAACTACACCCCCTCCCTCTGGTTTTGTGAAGGCGCCACCAGCTATTATGATATGCTAATTCCCCTGTGGTCGCATATTTATGGCGGGAAAGCATTTCTAAAAATCTTTAGTAAAGATGTCACCCGCTTTTACACTACTCCCGGACGCTTAGTGCAGCCCCTGAGTGAGTCCAGTTGGGATGCGTGGATTAAACTCTATCGCCGTGACGCCAACAGTGATAACTCGCAAATTTCCTACTATCTCAAAGGGGAAATGGTGGCGTTGATGTTGGATTTGACCATTCGCCGCAATAGCCAAAACGCGCGATCGCTTACCGATGTCTTGCGTCATCTTTGGGATGAGTTTGGAAAACCCGAAATTGGCTATACTCCCCAACAACTGCAAGCGGCCTTTGAAGCCGCCGCTAATCAGGATTTAAGTGAGTTTTTCCATCGCTATGTCCATGGAACCGAAGACTTACCCCTGAATGAGTATCTCGAACCCTTCGGCTTACGGATTAAAACCGATGAAGCCAAACAACCGCCATTTCTGGGAGTACGGGTGAGTGACGATCGCGGAATTACCCTCGTCGATTTCGTTGAAGCCGGTTCTCCAGCGGCTGAGGTGGGATTGGAACCGGGAGATGAGTTGCTGGCGATTAATCGCTTGCGAGTCACCGCTGATGGCTTTGGCGATCGCCTCAAGGACTTTCAAGCCGGTGATGAAATTGAACTCAGTTTCTTCCATCAAGACGAATTGAAAATGATGTGTCTAATCCTCACAGAACCCCGTCCGGCTAATTATATGGTGGTGACTGTGGACAACCCCTCTCCTGAACAGTCTCAAAATTTCCAGGCTTGGTTAGGGGTAGAGATGACGAGTCTGTAA
- a CDS encoding XisI protein yields MDKLNQYREAIQSLLTDYANQDYCQSNPDVETQLIFDTQRDHYQWMDVGWQELTRVYRSIIHFDIKDGKIWLQQNLTELNPAEDLVAMGIPREDIVLGLHPPYKRPYTDYGVA; encoded by the coding sequence ATGGATAAACTAAACCAATACCGAGAAGCAATCCAAAGCCTTCTCACCGATTACGCCAACCAGGACTATTGCCAATCCAATCCTGATGTTGAAACACAACTCATCTTTGATACCCAGCGCGATCATTATCAATGGATGGATGTGGGATGGCAAGAACTAACTCGGGTTTATCGATCCATTATTCATTTTGATATTAAGGATGGAAAAATTTGGCTACAACAAAACCTGACAGAGTTAAATCCTGCTGAAGACTTAGTTGCAATGGGGATTCCACGAGAGGATATTGTCTTAGGATTACATCCTCCCTACAAACGTCCTTACACAGACTATGGTGTCGCTTAG
- a CDS encoding fatty-acid oxidation protein subunit alpha, with protein MSAKDRFHDVVKTALTKEQWIITQDPLGFKYGKVDFQIDLGAEKLLAAERENEKIAVEIKSFLNPSAITDFYAALGQFLSYRLALEAIEPERTLYLAIPLESYQTFFQLDFTKAAIQKYKVLLIVYDPVKEIITKWIN; from the coding sequence GTGTCTGCAAAAGACCGTTTTCACGATGTTGTTAAAACAGCACTCACAAAAGAGCAGTGGATCATCACCCAAGATCCCTTGGGGTTCAAATATGGAAAAGTCGACTTTCAAATTGATTTGGGTGCAGAAAAATTATTAGCTGCTGAACGAGAAAATGAAAAAATTGCCGTCGAAATCAAAAGCTTTCTCAATCCTTCTGCAATCACTGATTTTTATGCAGCACTAGGGCAATTTTTAAGCTACCGTTTAGCCCTGGAAGCTATTGAACCAGAACGAACCCTCTATTTAGCTATTCCCTTAGAAAGTTATCAAACCTTTTTTCAACTGGATTTCACAAAAGCCGCAATCCAAAAATACAAAGTGCTTCTAATTGTTTACGATCCGGTTAAAGAGATAATCACAAAATGGATAAACTAA